In the genome of Vibrio sp. 16, one region contains:
- a CDS encoding protein-disulfide reductase DsbD domain-containing protein encodes MRDRIQSTSAFLMLFALTMLSALLSFSVQASVETGWMSSPEHPPVRTRFVITGQVDETKQQVEGFLEVELSDGWKTYWRSPGEGGVAPSIDWHDSENLGNVDWHWPYPQQFDLLGIHTLGYQGDTVIPMTLTIEDWSQPVDLKATLRLSSCTTICVLTDYPFELSFRPEQLTLSEDAVYQYAQAISRVPKASPLIQSTQATWDRDQQRLEVRVAKSLGWHLPEMVVDGATESSQEYGFKPLGLVVEQNTAVATFVVKSWLGEVHLDGRELRISMKDEHFLAEQSVIARSGRVEQSASVVAMLGFAFLGGLILNIMPCVLPVLGMKLSSVLSTQGLQRREVRRQFLASSAGILVSFWLLAAMLVGLKLTGSVVGWGIQFQSPWFIGLMVLVTLLFGSNMLGLFEIRLSANTTTWLATRGGGRYWGHFSQGAFATLLATPCSAPFLGTAVAFALAASNVELLVIFTALAAGMAMPWLLVAMWPNLARALPKPGRWMNKVRALFGLMLLATSCWLLYLLANHLPIFWIILLAVTAIVVLLARIKRVYGDKAMALSGAILLFSLAGSLLVASVTTEHWATPLPQDPNWKPLSNRLIEQSVAQGKTVFVNVTADWCITCQANKIGVILQDPVYSTLLAENVVTIQGDWTHPDSAVTDYLRANGRYGVPFNIVYGPYAPDGIPLPVILTEQVVMDALNMASKGVR; translated from the coding sequence ATGAGAGACCGAATTCAATCAACCTCCGCCTTCCTGATGCTGTTTGCATTGACGATGTTAAGCGCTTTACTGAGCTTCTCAGTTCAGGCAAGTGTCGAAACTGGCTGGATGAGCAGCCCAGAACATCCCCCCGTGCGTACTCGGTTTGTGATCACAGGACAGGTCGATGAAACCAAACAACAGGTTGAGGGATTCCTTGAAGTCGAGCTGAGTGATGGTTGGAAAACCTACTGGCGCAGTCCTGGTGAAGGAGGTGTTGCTCCCAGTATTGACTGGCATGATTCAGAGAACTTAGGCAACGTTGATTGGCATTGGCCTTACCCTCAGCAATTTGATCTACTTGGCATCCATACCCTGGGTTACCAAGGGGACACCGTGATCCCGATGACCTTGACGATTGAGGATTGGTCACAGCCCGTTGACCTAAAGGCGACTCTACGACTCTCTTCCTGCACCACCATTTGTGTATTGACCGACTATCCATTCGAGCTTTCATTTCGCCCAGAACAGCTCACTTTGTCCGAAGACGCGGTGTATCAGTACGCGCAAGCCATCAGTAGGGTACCTAAAGCCTCTCCTTTGATTCAAAGCACTCAAGCCACTTGGGACCGAGATCAGCAGCGATTGGAGGTTCGAGTTGCCAAGTCGTTAGGTTGGCATCTGCCTGAGATGGTCGTAGATGGGGCGACTGAGTCATCTCAAGAGTACGGATTTAAACCTCTTGGTTTGGTCGTCGAGCAGAATACGGCCGTTGCAACATTTGTGGTAAAAAGCTGGTTGGGGGAGGTACATCTTGACGGTCGCGAGTTACGTATCTCCATGAAAGACGAGCATTTTTTAGCCGAGCAGTCGGTCATCGCAAGGAGCGGGCGGGTTGAACAAAGTGCCTCAGTCGTTGCGATGCTCGGTTTCGCGTTTTTAGGCGGTTTGATACTCAATATCATGCCTTGCGTGTTACCAGTACTTGGTATGAAGTTGAGTAGCGTATTGTCCACTCAAGGTTTGCAGCGTCGTGAGGTAAGGCGCCAATTCTTAGCTTCTTCTGCGGGGATCTTGGTTTCATTTTGGCTACTGGCTGCGATGTTAGTGGGGTTGAAACTGACAGGCAGTGTGGTCGGGTGGGGCATTCAATTTCAGAGTCCATGGTTTATCGGCTTGATGGTATTGGTGACTTTGCTGTTTGGTAGCAATATGTTGGGCTTATTTGAGATTCGTCTTTCCGCCAATACCACCACTTGGCTTGCGACCAGAGGAGGCGGTCGTTACTGGGGGCACTTTAGCCAAGGTGCATTTGCAACCTTACTGGCAACCCCGTGCTCCGCGCCTTTTTTGGGGACAGCCGTGGCTTTCGCCTTAGCAGCCAGCAACGTGGAACTATTGGTGATATTTACCGCGTTGGCGGCGGGTATGGCGATGCCTTGGCTTTTGGTCGCAATGTGGCCAAACCTCGCTCGAGCGCTGCCAAAGCCGGGCCGCTGGATGAATAAAGTCAGAGCGCTGTTTGGGCTTATGCTACTGGCGACGAGTTGTTGGTTACTCTACTTACTTGCCAACCATTTACCCATATTCTGGATTATCTTATTGGCAGTGACTGCCATCGTGGTGTTGCTCGCACGCATCAAACGCGTATATGGAGACAAAGCCATGGCGCTCTCCGGCGCTATTTTGCTGTTTTCACTTGCGGGCTCGCTGCTGGTTGCCAGTGTGACGACGGAGCATTGGGCTACACCATTACCCCAAGATCCAAACTGGAAGCCGCTTTCTAATCGCCTGATTGAACAGTCGGTTGCACAGGGTAAAACCGTGTTTGTCAACGTTACCGCAGATTGGTGTATCACCTGCCAAGCCAACAAAATTGGTGTCATCTTACAAGATCCTGTCTATTCAACGCTGTTGGCAGAAAACGTGGTCACTATTCAAGGCGATTGGACTCACCCAGACAGTGCAGTGACGGACTATTTGCGTGCCAATGGTCGCTACGGAGTGCCATTTAACATCGTTTATGGCCCTTATGCCCCCGATGGCATTCCACTGCCTGTTATCTTGACCGAGCAAGTGGTTATGGATGCGTTGAACATGGCAAGCAAAGGAGTACGGTAA
- a CDS encoding protein disulfide oxidoreductase has product MKKRLLGWSKDLAIYGALAIVIAVSVDWYRTKDLPRDNAPNITGELISGEYFDVVAQSHQQPVVVYFWATWCGACRFVTPTIDWLSEYYPVVAVSGASGADGRVQRYMAHREYQFDNLNDPKSDIFRSWGISVTPTIAIVKNGQVVSMTTGITTPPGLLARVMFHQ; this is encoded by the coding sequence ATGAAAAAACGCCTATTAGGTTGGAGTAAAGACCTCGCTATCTATGGAGCGCTGGCAATTGTGATTGCCGTTTCCGTTGATTGGTATCGCACTAAAGATCTGCCAAGAGATAATGCCCCGAACATTACCGGAGAGCTGATCAGTGGAGAATACTTTGATGTGGTTGCTCAAAGTCATCAGCAGCCTGTTGTGGTCTACTTTTGGGCGACATGGTGTGGCGCTTGTCGATTTGTCACACCGACGATTGATTGGCTAAGTGAGTACTATCCGGTTGTGGCTGTGTCTGGAGCCTCAGGTGCTGATGGGCGTGTTCAACGCTACATGGCACACAGAGAATATCAATTTGATAATCTTAATGATCCAAAAAGTGACATTTTCCGCAGTTGGGGAATATCGGTCACGCCCACCATCGCAATCGTCAAAAATGGGCAAGTGGTATCAATGACCACAGGTATTACGACGCCGCCCGGTTTGTTGGCGAGAGTCATGTTTCACCAATAG
- a CDS encoding phospho-sugar mutase, which yields MMEQVTHWLEKDPDPRTREELQLLIDEKQFDELDDRFSQRLEFGTAGLRGKVGCGPNRMNRLVIQETATGLGHYLIEQVENAKERGVVIGYDGRPDSKQFSHDTAAVLTSLGIKVYLTHDVAATPIVAFGVRHFNAAAAVVVTASHNPPEYNGFKVYWENGAQIIPPHDSGIAKEIDIAATKPVPLMSLDDAQAHQLLVWLKEEYYQTYRQTMNSNALLSNHNAPEAVGIAYTAMHGVGAEMAETLLADAGFTKVYSVKEQREPDGSFPTVNFPNPEEAGAMDMVVALAKANDADIACANDPDADRFAVSVKKPNGEYQMLTGDQVGSLFGHYLLSKTEASGQLVGNTIVSSTLLQKIAHSFGAEYYQTLTGFKWLTNIAMQKQTQDKQFLFAYEEALGYTVGNKVWDKDGLSALVAFAQLTAELKAQGKTIWDQLESIYRQHGMVINAQHSAALDPKAPPVGDKLRANQPTQIAGRQVEVLEDLKTLTRTHSDCTVESIDLPASDVLIYHLSGGARVIVRPSGTEPKLKCYYEVVEEFSSQESFEQAYEKADLAMDMLIAEHQHTL from the coding sequence ATGATGGAACAAGTCACGCATTGGTTAGAAAAAGATCCTGATCCTCGTACCCGAGAAGAGCTTCAACTCCTGATTGATGAAAAGCAGTTTGATGAGCTTGATGATCGCTTCAGCCAACGTTTAGAGTTCGGAACGGCAGGTCTACGCGGCAAAGTCGGGTGTGGACCAAATCGGATGAACCGCTTAGTCATTCAAGAAACTGCAACCGGACTTGGTCATTACTTGATTGAACAAGTTGAGAATGCAAAGGAGCGCGGCGTTGTGATCGGTTACGACGGTCGCCCTGACTCAAAACAGTTTTCTCATGATACCGCTGCCGTTTTGACCTCGCTAGGTATCAAGGTTTACTTGACTCACGATGTTGCCGCTACCCCTATCGTTGCATTTGGCGTTCGTCACTTTAACGCGGCAGCGGCCGTGGTGGTAACGGCCAGTCACAACCCTCCTGAGTACAACGGCTTTAAGGTTTACTGGGAGAATGGCGCGCAGATTATTCCGCCTCACGACTCTGGTATCGCAAAAGAGATTGATATTGCCGCGACAAAACCCGTGCCTCTGATGAGTCTTGACGATGCACAAGCGCATCAACTGCTCGTTTGGCTCAAAGAGGAATACTACCAAACCTATCGCCAGACCATGAACAGCAATGCACTGCTGTCTAACCACAATGCCCCTGAAGCAGTCGGTATCGCTTATACTGCGATGCATGGCGTCGGTGCTGAGATGGCAGAAACACTGCTCGCTGATGCAGGCTTCACCAAGGTTTACAGTGTAAAAGAGCAACGTGAACCGGACGGTTCTTTCCCAACGGTCAACTTTCCGAACCCAGAGGAAGCCGGTGCAATGGACATGGTTGTCGCGCTGGCAAAAGCCAACGATGCCGATATTGCCTGCGCCAACGACCCTGATGCGGACCGCTTTGCTGTCTCGGTGAAAAAGCCAAATGGCGAGTATCAAATGCTGACAGGCGATCAAGTCGGTTCACTGTTCGGCCACTACTTGCTGTCTAAAACAGAGGCAAGCGGGCAACTGGTGGGCAACACGATTGTTTCATCAACACTTTTGCAAAAGATCGCTCACTCTTTTGGCGCCGAATACTATCAAACGCTCACTGGCTTTAAATGGCTGACCAATATCGCGATGCAAAAGCAAACACAAGACAAGCAGTTCTTGTTCGCCTATGAGGAAGCATTGGGCTATACCGTGGGTAACAAGGTTTGGGATAAAGATGGTCTTTCTGCTTTAGTGGCGTTTGCTCAACTGACAGCGGAACTAAAAGCGCAAGGCAAAACGATTTGGGATCAGCTAGAGTCGATTTATCGTCAACATGGTATGGTCATCAATGCCCAGCACAGCGCCGCTTTAGATCCGAAAGCGCCGCCAGTGGGCGACAAACTGCGCGCCAATCAACCGACTCAAATTGCCGGTCGACAGGTCGAAGTATTAGAAGATCTTAAAACACTAACCCGTACTCACTCAGACTGCACGGTTGAGAGCATCGATTTACCCGCCAGTGACGTGCTTATCTACCATCTTTCTGGCGGTGCTCGAGTGATTGTTCGACCTTCAGGAACCGAGCCAAAACTTAAGTGTTACTACGAAGTGGTGGAAGAGTTCTCGAGCCAAGAGTCTTTTGAGCAAGCCTACGAAAAAGCAGACCTTGCGATGGACATGCTTATCGCCGAGCACCAACACACGCTCTAA
- the coxB gene encoding cytochrome c oxidase subunit II, with product MSFVATTLAEENTFNMTQGVTDISGQVYDLHMLIFYICVAIAVVVFGVMFYSMYHHRKSKGAVAANFHESTKVEVIWTVIPIIILVLMAIPATKTLVAMEDTSQSDLTVKITGSQWKWHYSYFNEDVEFFSLLATSQKSIDGLEEKGAHYLLEVDNPLVLPINRKVRFLMTSDDVIHSWWVPDFAVKKDTIPGFINEAWTRIDEPGIYRGQCAELCGRAHGFMPIVVHAMEETQYDQWLADKKAQIEQAKQEAAASLTATLSKQELIDIGMQVYLDRCAVCHQADGAGIPGAFPAITGSAVATGDISEHIDVIVNGRAGTAMQAFANQLTDKEIAAVVTYQRNGLGNDTGDVVQAADVNAFKAAQSGASEEAQ from the coding sequence ATGAGCTTCGTGGCAACGACCCTGGCTGAAGAAAACACCTTCAACATGACGCAAGGTGTGACGGACATTAGCGGCCAAGTTTACGATTTGCATATGCTGATTTTTTACATCTGCGTTGCGATTGCTGTCGTTGTGTTTGGCGTTATGTTCTATTCCATGTATCACCATCGTAAATCGAAAGGAGCGGTGGCGGCTAATTTCCATGAAAGCACCAAGGTGGAAGTGATTTGGACGGTGATTCCGATCATCATTTTGGTCCTGATGGCTATCCCCGCAACGAAGACTCTCGTTGCGATGGAAGATACCTCGCAATCGGACCTAACGGTGAAGATTACCGGCTCACAATGGAAGTGGCATTACAGCTACTTTAATGAAGATGTCGAATTTTTTAGCCTGTTGGCAACCAGTCAAAAGTCGATCGACGGACTCGAAGAGAAGGGCGCCCATTACCTTCTGGAAGTCGATAACCCCTTAGTCCTCCCTATCAATCGTAAAGTCCGTTTTTTGATGACGTCGGACGATGTTATCCACTCTTGGTGGGTGCCCGATTTCGCAGTCAAAAAAGACACCATTCCCGGTTTTATTAATGAAGCATGGACGCGAATTGATGAGCCCGGCATTTATCGGGGCCAGTGCGCAGAGCTTTGTGGTCGAGCGCATGGCTTTATGCCCATCGTGGTGCACGCTATGGAAGAAACGCAGTACGACCAATGGCTTGCAGATAAGAAAGCGCAAATCGAACAAGCGAAACAAGAGGCTGCGGCGTCATTGACCGCGACGCTCTCAAAGCAAGAACTGATCGACATTGGTATGCAGGTCTATCTTGACCGTTGTGCTGTGTGTCACCAAGCAGATGGTGCAGGCATTCCGGGCGCGTTTCCTGCGATTACCGGCAGTGCAGTCGCTACTGGAGACATCAGCGAACACATTGATGTGATTGTTAATGGCCGCGCAGGCACGGCGATGCAGGCGTTTGCCAATCAGTTGACGGACAAAGAAATCGCTGCGGTTGTTACTTACCAAAGAAACGGTTTGGGTAACGACACAGGTGATGTGGTTCAAGCTGCTGACGTAAACGCATTCAAAGCGGCGCAATCTGGCGCATCTGAGGAGGCACAATGA
- the ctaD gene encoding cytochrome c oxidase subunit I encodes MKTPKPELSEQIKSAPAADAEISRANSAIVVEEHDHHGPAKGITRWLYSTNHKDIGTLYLWFSFIMFLTGGAMAMIIRAELFQPGLQLVDPQFFNQMTTVHGLIMVFGAVMPAFTGLANWMIPMMIGAPDMALPRMNNLSFWILPFAFLILIASLFTEGGGPDFGWTFYAPLSTTYGPDSTALFVFSVHIMGISSIMGAINVIVTIVNMRAPGMTWFKMPMFVWTWLITAFLLIAVMPVLAGAVTMVLTDKYFGTSFFDAAGGGDPVMFQHIFWFFGHPEVYIMILPSFGIISAIIPAFSGKKLFGYHSMVYATCSIALLSFLVWAHHMFTTGMPVFAELFFMYCTMLIAVPTGVKVFNWVATMWRGAMTFETPMLFAIAFIILFTIGGFSGLMLAIVPADFQYHDTYFVVAHFHYVLVSGAVFSIMAAAYYWLPKWTGHMYDHKLSLWHFWCSVISVNVLFFPMHFLGLAGMPRRIPDYAIQFADVNQIVSIGGFAFGLSQLIFLWLVIKCIRGGEKAPAKVWERAEGLEWTVPSPAPHHTFDTPPKVD; translated from the coding sequence ATGAAAACGCCCAAACCTGAGTTATCAGAACAGATCAAATCTGCTCCAGCAGCCGACGCGGAGATCAGCCGAGCGAACAGTGCGATTGTCGTTGAAGAGCATGATCATCATGGGCCTGCGAAAGGGATAACGCGCTGGCTCTATTCCACAAACCACAAAGACATCGGGACGCTTTACCTGTGGTTTAGCTTCATCATGTTTTTGACCGGAGGCGCGATGGCGATGATCATTCGTGCCGAACTGTTCCAGCCGGGCTTGCAATTGGTGGATCCTCAGTTCTTCAATCAGATGACGACCGTTCACGGCCTAATCATGGTATTTGGTGCCGTTATGCCTGCGTTTACTGGTTTGGCAAACTGGATGATTCCAATGATGATTGGGGCGCCAGATATGGCACTGCCTCGCATGAACAACCTCAGCTTTTGGATTCTTCCCTTTGCGTTTTTGATTCTTATTGCCTCGCTGTTTACCGAAGGCGGAGGTCCTGATTTTGGTTGGACTTTCTATGCGCCACTGTCCACCACGTATGGTCCAGACAGCACCGCACTATTTGTATTCTCGGTACACATCATGGGGATCAGCTCGATTATGGGGGCGATTAATGTGATTGTTACCATCGTCAACATGCGCGCCCCTGGGATGACTTGGTTCAAAATGCCAATGTTCGTTTGGACTTGGCTGATCACCGCGTTTTTGCTTATTGCGGTGATGCCCGTGCTCGCAGGCGCAGTGACCATGGTATTGACCGACAAATACTTCGGCACTTCGTTTTTTGATGCGGCTGGCGGGGGCGATCCTGTGATGTTCCAGCACATTTTCTGGTTCTTCGGTCATCCTGAGGTTTACATCATGATCTTGCCATCGTTTGGCATTATCTCCGCGATTATTCCTGCATTTAGCGGCAAAAAATTGTTTGGCTATCATTCGATGGTCTACGCGACTTGCAGCATCGCGCTGCTCTCTTTCTTAGTCTGGGCGCACCATATGTTTACCACGGGTATGCCGGTGTTTGCAGAGCTGTTCTTTATGTACTGCACCATGTTGATTGCGGTGCCGACAGGCGTGAAAGTGTTCAACTGGGTGGCCACCATGTGGCGAGGGGCGATGACGTTTGAGACCCCGATGCTGTTTGCCATTGCGTTCATTATCTTGTTTACCATCGGTGGATTCTCTGGGCTTATGTTGGCGATTGTCCCTGCGGACTTCCAATACCACGATACCTATTTTGTGGTGGCCCATTTCCATTATGTGTTGGTCTCTGGGGCTGTATTCTCGATTATGGCGGCCGCTTACTACTGGTTGCCAAAGTGGACCGGACACATGTATGACCATAAGCTGAGTTTGTGGCATTTCTGGTGCTCGGTTATTTCGGTCAATGTGCTGTTTTTCCCGATGCATTTCTTGGGTTTGGCGGGGATGCCACGGCGAATTCCGGACTATGCGATTCAGTTCGCTGACGTAAACCAGATTGTCTCCATCGGCGGTTTTGCTTTTGGTCTATCGCAGTTGATCTTCCTCTGGTTGGTGATCAAATGCATTCGCGGCGGAGAAAAAGCGCCGGCTAAAGTGTGGGAAAGGGCGGAAGGACTTGAATGGACTGTGCCAAGCCCTGCGCCTCATCATACCTTTGATACGCCACCAAAAGTGGATTAG
- a CDS encoding cytochrome c oxidase assembly protein — MSQAKSNQKLTLKLLVATMAMFGFGFALVPLYDVMCDALGINGKTNTESVLQPQGMVADTSRVVRVEFMAHLNQGIPWQFGPKQAYMDVHPGEVIQTAFVAKNLAAKEIVGQAVPSVSPGLGATYFNKIECFCFNQQPLASQDSAEMPLIFYIEPDIPDSIHTLTLSYTLYDITQSVDASLEVASLTDTSSIPSRPKQGAAQ; from the coding sequence ATGAGCCAAGCAAAGTCGAATCAGAAACTGACGCTGAAGCTGCTCGTGGCAACCATGGCGATGTTTGGCTTCGGCTTTGCGCTGGTGCCTCTTTATGATGTGATGTGTGATGCGCTTGGCATCAACGGCAAAACCAACACAGAATCTGTTCTTCAGCCTCAAGGGATGGTTGCGGATACCTCTCGTGTTGTCCGCGTGGAGTTTATGGCTCATTTAAATCAAGGGATCCCATGGCAGTTTGGGCCAAAGCAAGCCTACATGGATGTCCACCCTGGTGAAGTCATACAAACAGCGTTTGTGGCAAAAAATCTCGCCGCGAAAGAGATTGTTGGCCAAGCGGTACCTTCCGTGTCCCCAGGGTTAGGCGCAACCTATTTCAATAAGATCGAGTGTTTTTGTTTTAATCAGCAACCACTGGCAAGTCAAGACAGCGCCGAAATGCCACTGATCTTTTATATCGAGCCTGATATTCCCGATTCGATCCACACCCTTACTCTCTCTTATACCTTGTATGACATTACTCAGTCTGTAGACGCTTCGTTAGAAGTGGCGTCATTAACTGACACGTCCTCAATACCTTCAAGACCAAAGCAAGGAGCAGCCCAATGA
- a CDS encoding cytochrome c oxidase subunit 3 has translation MSSKHQPYYVPAQSSWPIVGAVALFLIAVGAGLTVQNMAEGGDGSVFGKLILLAGFLFLLYMFAGWFSNVITESMSGQYSEQISRSFRQGMSWFIFSEIMFFGAFFGALLYARVIAVPWLGGASNNAMTHEVLWPTFEALWPLTTTPGGTETQAMGWQGIPLINTLILLTSSITLHLAHTSLEQNKRMALIVWLEITIVLACFFLYYQGVEYAHAYQDLGLTLQSGIYGNTFFLLTGFHGMHVLLGTTFLIVLLARIAKDHFTPKDHFAFQAGSWYWHFVDVVWLCLFVFVYVL, from the coding sequence ATGAGCTCAAAACATCAACCTTACTATGTTCCCGCTCAGAGTAGTTGGCCCATTGTCGGCGCGGTTGCCCTATTTCTAATCGCGGTTGGGGCGGGGCTAACGGTGCAAAACATGGCCGAGGGTGGCGATGGCAGCGTGTTTGGCAAACTTATCTTGTTGGCGGGATTTCTTTTCTTGCTGTACATGTTTGCGGGCTGGTTTAGCAATGTGATTACCGAGTCGATGAGCGGTCAATACTCAGAGCAAATCTCGCGCTCATTTCGACAAGGCATGAGCTGGTTTATTTTCTCTGAGATTATGTTCTTTGGGGCATTTTTTGGTGCTTTGTTGTATGCCCGCGTGATAGCCGTCCCGTGGTTAGGTGGTGCCAGTAACAATGCGATGACCCATGAAGTGCTTTGGCCAACCTTTGAAGCGCTTTGGCCATTAACGACAACGCCAGGGGGCACCGAAACGCAGGCCATGGGCTGGCAAGGGATCCCTCTTATTAATACGCTAATTCTGCTGACTTCTTCGATTACCCTGCACCTTGCGCATACCAGCTTGGAGCAAAATAAACGGATGGCGCTGATTGTGTGGCTTGAGATCACCATAGTGTTGGCGTGCTTCTTTTTGTATTACCAAGGTGTCGAATATGCTCATGCCTATCAAGATCTAGGTCTCACGCTTCAATCGGGGATCTACGGTAATACCTTTTTCTTGCTGACGGGTTTTCATGGCATGCACGTGCTGCTTGGTACCACCTTCCTTATTGTTTTACTTGCTCGGATTGCGAAAGACCACTTTACGCCGAAAGATCACTTTGCGTTCCAAGCGGGCAGCTGGTACTGGCACTTTGTTGATGTGGTTTGGTTATGCCTGTTTGTCTTTGTTTACGTGCTGTAG
- a CDS encoding DUF2909 domain-containing protein, protein MVFLFKLLLVVLLLFIIFNLARAMIEMVKGPQQDDEDNQQPDKPMSFYLGRRVFLSALAVVLMVAALLSGFIDPNVRPY, encoded by the coding sequence ATGGTATTTCTTTTCAAATTGCTGCTTGTGGTGTTATTGCTGTTCATTATTTTCAACCTAGCTCGCGCAATGATCGAGATGGTCAAAGGACCACAACAAGACGACGAAGATAATCAGCAGCCCGACAAACCAATGAGCTTCTACCTTGGTCGTCGTGTGTTTCTTTCTGCATTGGCCGTCGTCCTTATGGTTGCCGCATTGCTTAGCGGTTTTATCGACCCAAACGTGCGCCCCTACTAG
- a CDS encoding SURF1 family protein, whose product MILTLVVFSLLINLGLWQLGRADEKLAMEQYLSSREFSQPISMSELESQTKGYLTGVKVKARLTPVSGKYLLLDNQTYQGQVGYLAMQLMINEQGKGVLLERGFVPAAERRSVLPRVEWLNQPIEVVGRLYQRSNNPLSDHLLAESGPVIRIQNLNLARLAEEWQQPLEPYVFQPQVEDWTYPQPWQPVPMTSSKHIGYAVQWFAMAAALLGLSGWVFVRAINKGVAHE is encoded by the coding sequence TTGATATTAACTTTGGTTGTCTTTTCGCTATTGATCAACTTGGGTTTGTGGCAGTTAGGGCGAGCAGACGAGAAACTGGCGATGGAGCAATACCTTAGCAGCCGAGAATTTTCTCAGCCGATATCGATGAGTGAGTTGGAATCCCAGACGAAGGGGTATTTGACTGGCGTTAAGGTCAAGGCTCGTCTTACGCCAGTGAGCGGGAAGTATCTGCTACTGGATAACCAAACCTATCAGGGACAAGTTGGCTATCTGGCGATGCAGTTGATGATAAATGAGCAGGGGAAAGGGGTGTTACTCGAACGAGGATTTGTACCAGCAGCGGAGCGCCGCTCAGTGTTGCCTAGGGTTGAATGGTTAAATCAGCCCATAGAGGTGGTAGGACGCTTATATCAACGTTCGAACAACCCTTTGAGTGACCACCTGCTTGCTGAGTCAGGACCAGTGATAAGGATTCAAAATCTCAACTTGGCACGATTGGCCGAAGAGTGGCAGCAGCCGTTAGAGCCTTATGTATTTCAGCCCCAAGTTGAAGATTGGACGTATCCTCAACCATGGCAGCCCGTACCAATGACATCATCAAAGCACATTGGCTATGCAGTGCAGTGGTTTGCGATGGCAGCGGCACTGCTTGGGTTAAGTGGTTGGGTGTTCGTGAGAGCGATAAACAAAGGAGTGGCGCATGAGTAA
- a CDS encoding COX15/CtaA family protein, translating into MKLINLVRLSLALTFVVIMLGAYTRLADAGLGCPDWPGCYGHLTVPNEHHEIALAKTLYPSLTIEANKAWLEMIHRYFAGTLGLIIFLISFRCIREKSLGIGLPLTLSLVVVFQALLGMWTVTMKLMPIVVMGHLLGGFSLFCLLAILYWRLKDKSTPSAAVLSVPKGAKGLAALALVVVVLQIALGGWTSSNYAALMCTSLPICQGDWTSYLDFSTAFELIQPQHESYEFGTLDYGARMTIHVTHRFGAILTTLVVIALAFQLLSAKSKVLVRTAVWLVALLTLQLLLGISNVVFSLPLVVAVGHNLGAALLLVAVLRANYVLFDRSTSRVTHSELLDKEGVR; encoded by the coding sequence ATGAAATTGATAAATTTAGTGCGGCTTAGTTTGGCGTTAACCTTTGTCGTGATTATGCTTGGCGCCTATACAAGACTCGCAGATGCTGGATTGGGCTGTCCAGATTGGCCCGGTTGCTATGGTCACTTGACTGTGCCGAATGAGCACCATGAGATCGCATTGGCCAAAACTTTGTACCCCTCACTGACCATTGAAGCCAACAAGGCTTGGCTTGAGATGATTCACCGCTATTTTGCAGGCACGCTTGGGTTGATCATTTTCCTCATTTCGTTTCGGTGTATTCGAGAAAAGAGTTTAGGGATTGGCTTGCCACTGACGCTCTCGTTGGTCGTGGTATTTCAGGCATTGCTCGGTATGTGGACAGTGACTATGAAGTTGATGCCCATTGTTGTGATGGGACACTTGCTTGGCGGTTTCTCGTTATTTTGTTTGCTGGCGATACTCTATTGGCGGCTCAAAGATAAATCGACACCGTCGGCAGCGGTTTTGTCTGTTCCAAAAGGCGCGAAGGGACTGGCAGCACTCGCCCTAGTCGTTGTGGTTTTGCAAATCGCTTTGGGAGGGTGGACGTCGTCAAACTATGCCGCCTTGATGTGTACCAGCTTGCCGATTTGTCAGGGGGACTGGACAAGCTATCTCGATTTCTCTACCGCGTTTGAGCTGATTCAACCCCAACACGAAAGCTACGAGTTTGGCACCCTTGATTACGGAGCCAGAATGACAATTCATGTGACCCATCGATTTGGCGCAATACTGACGACGCTTGTGGTGATTGCCTTGGCGTTTCAACTGCTATCAGCAAAAAGCAAAGTATTGGTTAGAACTGCAGTTTGGCTGGTGGCATTGCTTACGCTGCAACTGCTTCTTGGTATTAGCAACGTGGTGTTTAGCCTGCCGTTGGTCGTGGCTGTTGGGCACAACTTGGGGGCGGCGCTGCTGCTAGTTGCAGTGCTAAGAGCCAACTATGTGTTGTTTGACCGTTCGACCAGTCGAGTGACCCACTCTGAATTGTTAGATAAGGAAGGTGTACGATGA